A window of Emcibacter sp. SYSU 3D8 genomic DNA:
GACGATCTGGCCACCGCCGTCGCCGCCTTCCGGACCCATGTCGATGATCCAGTCGGCGGTCTTGATGACGTCGAGATTGTGCTCTATAACCAGAACCGTATTGCCTGTTTCCACAAGTGCATGAAGCACTTCCAGAAGTTTCTTCACGTCGTGAAAATGCAGGCCGGTGGTCGGCTCATCGAGAATATAGAGCGTGCGGCCCGTCGCCCGGCGCGCCAGTTCCTTGGCCAGCTTGACCCGCTGCGCCTCGCCGCCCGACAGGGTCGTCGCCTGCTGGCCCACCTTGATATAGCCCAGGCCGACCTTCTGCAGCATCACCAGCTTGTCGCGAATCGCCGGCACGGCCTTGAAGAAGTCGGCGCCGTCATCGACGGTCATGTCGAGGACGTCGGCGATGCTCTTGTCGCGGTAGTGCACCTCCAGCGTCTCGCGGTTGTAGCGCTTCCCGTGGCAGACATCGCACTCCACGTAGACGTCGGGCAGGAAGTGCATCTCGATCTTGATGACGCCGTCGCCCTGGCAGGCCTCGCAACGGCCGCCCTTGACGTTGAACGAGAAGCGGCCCGGCTTGTAGCCGCGCGCCTGCGCCTCGGGCAGCGCGGCGAACCAGTCGCGGATCGGCGAGAACGCCCCGGTATAGGTGGCCGGATTGGACCTGGGCGTACGGCCGATGGGCGACTGGTCGATGTCGACGATCTTGTCGATGTACTGCACGCCGTCGATGGAATCGTGCTCGCCCGGATGGGTGCGTGATTTGTGCAGCGTGCGCGCCAGCGCCTCGTAGAGCGTGTTGATCACCAGCGTCGACTTGCCGCCACCGGACACGCCGGTGATGCAGGTGAATGTGCCGAGCGGGAAGTGGGCGGTGACATTCTTGAGATTGTTGGCGCGGGCGCCTTTCAACACAAGCTGCCTGGATTTCGCAAAACCGCGGCGGTCGGCCGGCACGGGAATCTGTTCGAGGCCGACCAGGTACTTGCCGGTCAGGCTGTTGGGGCTGGCCATGATGTCCTCGGGCTTGCCCTCGGCGACAATGGTGCCGCCGAGCACGCCGGCGCCAGGCCCCATGTCGATGACGTGATCGGCCGTGCGGATCGCGTCCTCGTCATGCTCGACGACGATCACCGTGTTGCCCATGTCCCGCAAATTGCGCAGGGTCTCCAGCAGGCGGTGATTATCCCGCTGGTGCAGGCCGATGCTCGGCTCGTCGAGGACATAGAGCACGCCGGTCAGGCCGGAGCCGATCTGCGAGGCAAGCCGGATGCGCTGGGACTCGCCGCCGGACAGCGTGCCCGACTGGCGCGAGAGGGTGAGGTAGTCCAGGCCCACATTGTTGAGGAAGCCCAGGCGCTCGACGATCTCGCGCAGGATGCGCGCGGCGATCTCCTGGTCCTTGGGGCGCAGCTTTTCGTTCAGGCCGTCGAACCAGGCATGGGCATGGTGGATCGACATCTCCGACACCTGTCCCACATGCAGGCCGTCGATTTTCACGGCAAGCGCCTCGGGCTTGAGCCTGTAGCCGGCGCAGGCCTCGCAGGGCGAGGCATTCTGGAACCGGCTCAGTTCGTCGCGAATCCAGGCGCTGTCGGTCTCGCGCCAGCGCCGTTCGAGATTCGGAATGACGCCCTCGAACGCCCGCGTGGTCTCGTAGCGGCGCTTGCCGTCTTCATAGACCATGGAGATCGCCTTGCCGTCCGAACCGTGAAGAATGACGTTGCGCGCCGCTTCCGGAAGATCCATCCAGCGCGCGGTCATGCGAAAGCCGAAGTGCTTCGACAGGCTTTCCAGGGTCTGGTTGTAGTAGGGCGAGGGCACAGCCGTCCGCGACCACGGCGCGATGGCGCCGCCCTTGATGGTGACTTCCTCATCCGGGATCACCAGGCTGGGGTCGAAGGTCAGCTTGCTGCCCAATCCGTCGCACACCGGGCAGGCGCCGAACGGGTTGTTGAACGAGAACAGCCGGGGCTCGATCTCCTCGATGGTGAAGCCGGACACCGGGCAGGCGAATTTCGACGAGAACACGGTACGCTCGGCCGATTCGTCGGCGAATTCGGCGATCGCCAGGCCATCGGCCAGGCCAAGCGCGGTCTCGAAGCTGTCGGCGAGGCGCTGCTGCAACCCCTCGCGCACCACGACGCGGTCCACCACCACATCGATGTCGTGCTTGATGTTCTTCTCCAGCGCCGGCACGTCGTCGATCTCGTACATGACGCCATCGACCTTGACCCGCTGGAAGCCGCGTTTCTGGAAATCGGCCAGATCCTTGCGGTATTCGCCCTTGCGGCCGCGCACCACCGGCGCGATCAGGTAAAGACGGGTGCCTTCCGGCAGCGCCATCACCCGGTCGACCATCTGGCTGACGGTCTGGCTTTCGATCGGCAGGCCGGTCGCGGGCGAATAGGGAACGCCGATGCGCGCGAACAGCAGGCGCATGTAATCATAGACCTCGGTCACCGTGCCCACGGTCGAGCGCGGATTGCGCGAGGTGGTCTTCTGTTCGATGGAAATGGCCGGAGACAGGCCCTCGATATGATCGACGTCGGGCTTTTGCATCAGTTCGAGAAACTGGCGCGCATAGGCCGACAGGCTTTCCACGTAGCGGCGCTGTCCCTCGGCGTAGATGGTGTCGAACGCCAGTGACGACTTGCCCGATCCGGACAGACCGGTGATCACGATCAGTTCGTCACGCGGCAGCATGACGTCGATGCTCTTGAGGTTATGCTCGCGGGCACCGCGAATGGTAATGTACTTGTTCATCGGGGATCGTTGCCGGCTCTGCTGTGTGCTAGGTTTTCCCGTGACGGCCATGGGCCGGCGGAGGCGAGGTTACATGGTGTCGTGCCGCCAATAAATCCCGCTCTTTTTTTGATCGGCGCCGGGCGGGCCGGCAAGCATGGGTGGCGATGAAGCGCCTCGATCTGGTATAGCAGCGTTACCCGATTCATGGTGCCCGCGAATCCGAGATGTTTACTTTTTGTTCTCATTCCGGTTTACACTAGCGTCCTCAGAGTTTCAATCATCGAAAGGCTCCTCCAATGGCCGGAAGCGTCAACAAAGTCATCCTCGTGGGTAATCTTGGCCGCGATCCCGAAGTGCGCAGCCTGAACAATGGCGGCAAGGTGGTGAACCTCAATCTTGCCACCTCCGAAACCTGGCGCGACAAGCAGAGCGGCGATCGCCAGGAACGCACCGAATGGCACAAGGTCGTGATCTTCAACGAGAACCTGGCTGACGTGGCCGAGAGGTTCCTGCGCAAGGGCTCGAAGGTCTATGTGGAAGGCCAGCTCCAGACCCGCAAATACACCGACAAGGAAGGCGCCGAGCGCTACACCACCGAAGTGGTCCTGCAGCGCTACCGCGGCGAACTCACCATGCTCGATGGCAAAAACGATGGCGGCGGCGCCAACGCCGGCGGCGGCGGTGGCAGCGGCGGCTTCGGCAGCCGCGATGACAGCTATGGCGGCGGTTCCTCGTCGGGTGGCGCCAGCCGCGGCGGCGCCAGCGATCTGGACGACGAAATCCCGTTCTGATCGCCGGCACGGCAAAAAACCGGGCTGTAAAATGTTGCGGTACCGGCAAACCGCAATAGCTTCTAGACCATTGCACAGCCAATGGATGGGAGACGACTTCATGCGCGCAACGGCTTTGACGGCAGCCATTCTGGTCTCTGCCGCCTGCGGCGGCGCCGCGTGGGCGGAAGATGCCAGCGTCACCCTGCAGGACCGCAAGGCTCTCAGCCTGACAGTCTATAACGGCGGCACCGGCCTGGTGCGCGACACGCGCACGGTCGCCGTGCCCGCTGGCCGCAGCACCGTGTCTTTCATCGATGTTTCGGCGCAGATCCAGGCAGAAACGGCGCTGTTGAAGAACGCGCCGTTCGACGTGCTGGAGCAGAATTTCGACTTCGACCTGCTCAGCCCGGACAAGCTGCTCGAGAAGTCCGTCGGCCGGACAGTCCAGCTGCATCGCTTGGGGCCGGATGGCCGGGAGACGGTGGAGACGGCGACCTTGCTGGGCGCCAATGGCGGCATCGTCCTGAAAGTGGGAGACCACATCGAGACGATGAGCGGCGCGTCGGACGCCAGCCGGCGTCTCACCTTCGACAGCCTGCCGGGCAATCTTCGCTCCCGGCCCACCTTGTCCATGGCGGTCAATTCGGGGGGCGCGGTCAGCCGGGACCTGATGCTGACCTATATGACCGGCGGCCTCGACTGGAAGGCCGATTATGTGGCCAATCTGGCACCTGACGAGAAGTCGCTGTCGCTGCAAGGCTGGATCAGCATTACCAACACCAGCGGTACGCCCTACGAGCAGGCGCAGGTCCAGGTCGTGGCGGGGCAGGTTAACCAGGCGCCGCCACCCCGGGGATATGCGCGCGACAAGGGCATGGAAATGATGACGATGAGCGCATCGCGGATGCCCCAGGAAGAATCCTTCTTCGAGTATCACCTGTATACGCTGCCGGGTTCGATCACCCTGGCAGAGAACCAGACCAAACAGGTTGCGCTGCTCGAGGCCCCGAAAATCACGGCGACCCGGGTGCTCGAGAGCCGCGGCGGCAATTGGTCGCTGTCGCGAGTCGGGGACATGCAGCCGCAACCCGCCAGCATCACCCTGAAGTTCGGGAACGACGACAGGTCCGGCCTGGGCACGCCGCTCCCTGGCGGTACCGTGCGTGTGTACAAGGACGATTCGCGCGGCCAGGTCCAGTTCGTCGGCGCCGACAGCATCCGGCACACGCCGCGCAATGAGAAAGTCGAGCTCAGCCTGGGCCAGGCGTTCGACGTCACCGTCAAGCGCAAGCAGACCGATTTCCGTCAAACCAATGCCCAGAACGGCCAGTTGATCGAAGCCACATCGTCGTGGGAAGTCACCGTGAAGAACGGCAAGAAGGAAGCTGCCGAGGTCCGCGTGGTCGAGTTGCTGCAGGGCGACTGGAGGATTACCGCCGAAAGCCGGCCACACCAGAAGGAGGCGGCCAACATGGCGGTCTGGAATGTGCGTGCGCCGGCCGAGGGGCAGACCACCTTCACCTATACGGTTGTGACCCGCAACGTGCCGTGACGCCGCGCTGAAAAGCGCGCATTACCAGTGGCTTAGAGGGAGCGGGAATCCTTGTCCCCCATCCCTGCGGCTGGTATAGTGGCAACCTCATCTCTACCACATCTTGCGCCGCGCATTCGCGGCGCACTGCATTTCTGGAAGGCAGTCCTTAGTCTTGATGGACGATACCAACCTACCACCCGACCCGCCTGACGAGGTGCCTGCCGCCAGCGGCCCCCTCTATCCCATGATCACCATCGAAGACGAGATGCGCCGCTCGTATCTCGATTACGCCATGAGCGTGATCGTGTCCCGTGCGCTGCCTGACGTACGCGACGGTCTCAAGCCGGTGCATCGCCGCATCCTGCACGCGATGAACGAGAACGGGTACAGTCACGACAAGGCCTACAGGAAATCCGCTCGTATCGTCGGCGAGGTGCTGGGTAAGTACCATCCCCACGGCGACCAGTCGGTCTATGACGCCATGGTCCGCATGGCGCAGGATTTCTCCATGCGCCTGCCGCTGATCGACGGCCAGGGCAATTTCGGCTCCATGGACAACGATCCGCCCGCCGCCATGCGATACACCGAGGCGCGCATGGCGCTCTCGGCCGAGGCGCTGCTCGACGATCTGGACAAGGACACCGTCGATTTCGTCGAGAATTACGACGGCTCCGAAAGCGAGCCAGTGGTGCTGCCCGCCCGGTTCCCGAATCTGCTGGTCAACGGCGCCGGCGGCATCGCCGTGGGCATGGCGACCAATATTCCGCCGCACAATCTGGGCGAAGTAATCGACGCCTGCTGCGAATATGTGGACGATCCCGGGGTGACCGACGACCGGCTGCTCGAGATTGTCCCCGGCCCCGATTTTCCGACCGGAGGCATCATTCTCGGCCGATCCGGTTCCAGTTCGGCGGCGCGCACCGGGCGCGGCTCGGTCGTGATGCGCGGCAAGGTCCATTTCGAGGACATCCGCAAGGATCGCCGGGCGATCATCATCACCGAAATCCCGTATCAGGTGAACAAGGCGGGCATGGTCGAGAAGATCTCGGAAATGCACCGCAACAAACGGATCGAGGGTATTTCCGAACTACGCGACGAGTCGGACCGCCACGGCATCCGCGTCGTTGTCGAACTGAAGCGCGATGCCGTGCCC
This region includes:
- a CDS encoding DUF4139 domain-containing protein gives rise to the protein MRATALTAAILVSAACGGAAWAEDASVTLQDRKALSLTVYNGGTGLVRDTRTVAVPAGRSTVSFIDVSAQIQAETALLKNAPFDVLEQNFDFDLLSPDKLLEKSVGRTVQLHRLGPDGRETVETATLLGANGGIVLKVGDHIETMSGASDASRRLTFDSLPGNLRSRPTLSMAVNSGGAVSRDLMLTYMTGGLDWKADYVANLAPDEKSLSLQGWISITNTSGTPYEQAQVQVVAGQVNQAPPPRGYARDKGMEMMTMSASRMPQEESFFEYHLYTLPGSITLAENQTKQVALLEAPKITATRVLESRGGNWSLSRVGDMQPQPASITLKFGNDDRSGLGTPLPGGTVRVYKDDSRGQVQFVGADSIRHTPRNEKVELSLGQAFDVTVKRKQTDFRQTNAQNGQLIEATSSWEVTVKNGKKEAAEVRVVELLQGDWRITAESRPHQKEAANMAVWNVRAPAEGQTTFTYTVVTRNVP
- the ssb gene encoding single-stranded DNA-binding protein, giving the protein MAGSVNKVILVGNLGRDPEVRSLNNGGKVVNLNLATSETWRDKQSGDRQERTEWHKVVIFNENLADVAERFLRKGSKVYVEGQLQTRKYTDKEGAERYTTEVVLQRYRGELTMLDGKNDGGGANAGGGGGSGGFGSRDDSYGGGSSSGGASRGGASDLDDEIPF
- the uvrA gene encoding excinuclease ABC subunit UvrA; translation: MNKYITIRGAREHNLKSIDVMLPRDELIVITGLSGSGKSSLAFDTIYAEGQRRYVESLSAYARQFLELMQKPDVDHIEGLSPAISIEQKTTSRNPRSTVGTVTEVYDYMRLLFARIGVPYSPATGLPIESQTVSQMVDRVMALPEGTRLYLIAPVVRGRKGEYRKDLADFQKRGFQRVKVDGVMYEIDDVPALEKNIKHDIDVVVDRVVVREGLQQRLADSFETALGLADGLAIAEFADESAERTVFSSKFACPVSGFTIEEIEPRLFSFNNPFGACPVCDGLGSKLTFDPSLVIPDEEVTIKGGAIAPWSRTAVPSPYYNQTLESLSKHFGFRMTARWMDLPEAARNVILHGSDGKAISMVYEDGKRRYETTRAFEGVIPNLERRWRETDSAWIRDELSRFQNASPCEACAGYRLKPEALAVKIDGLHVGQVSEMSIHHAHAWFDGLNEKLRPKDQEIAARILREIVERLGFLNNVGLDYLTLSRQSGTLSGGESQRIRLASQIGSGLTGVLYVLDEPSIGLHQRDNHRLLETLRNLRDMGNTVIVVEHDEDAIRTADHVIDMGPGAGVLGGTIVAEGKPEDIMASPNSLTGKYLVGLEQIPVPADRRGFAKSRQLVLKGARANNLKNVTAHFPLGTFTCITGVSGGGKSTLVINTLYEALARTLHKSRTHPGEHDSIDGVQYIDKIVDIDQSPIGRTPRSNPATYTGAFSPIRDWFAALPEAQARGYKPGRFSFNVKGGRCEACQGDGVIKIEMHFLPDVYVECDVCHGKRYNRETLEVHYRDKSIADVLDMTVDDGADFFKAVPAIRDKLVMLQKVGLGYIKVGQQATTLSGGEAQRVKLAKELARRATGRTLYILDEPTTGLHFHDVKKLLEVLHALVETGNTVLVIEHNLDVIKTADWIIDMGPEGGDGGGQIVVEGTPEDVAACPASYTGQFLGPLLKVKDRRKRA